ATACCTTTAAGCTGCTTAACTGCGTGGCTAATCTCCATTTCACAGCTAGCACAACTCATCCCTTCAATAGGAATTTTTGCCACCAAGCTTCCTTGAGATAATGCTGCCGCCGGTAGACTTTTATCCGATACCTTCTGGCCAAAAACATAGGGGACAAAACTCATGCTGAGAAAGAATAGAAAAACCCCAGTGGCTAGTAAAAGGGTTATAAGCTCAATACGACTACTTTCCTCTTTTTTGTCCTCACAACTACAACTTCCTTTTTTAAACCCATACCGAATCCATGCCCAAAGAAGTAAAACTGCTCCCCCAATTAAAAAAACCCAGTGAAATTGACTAAAAAAAGCTGATCCCACCCCCAATCCCAGGGCTCCCAAAATAAGAGGACCAGCACAACAGCTCGAAGCCAGAATAGCGGAAAGGATTCCTAGCTTTGTGATTTTCATAACTCGCTCTCCTTTAAAGACCTAAGAATAGGACAATCATCCCTTTCTATTTTATTTTGACAATGACTGACAAGTTGCTCAAGCAGCTGTTTTATTCTCTCGAGATCTCTTATTTTGTTGTCTAGCTCTGCGATTTTTCTTAAAATCTTTAGGTTTACCTTTTCACAGCCATTTTCTTCGGGTAAAAAAAGAAGCTCTTTAATTTCTCGGAGAGACAACCCCAAGGCTTTAGCCCGTCTAATAAACTTGATTGTTTTTAACGCTTTCTCATCGAAAAGACGGTATCCCGAAGCAGAGCGCATGGGCTTATGAATAAGTCCCTTTCGCTCATAAAATCGAATGGTTTCAATTCCTACAGCCGACAGCCGTGCAAGCTGCCCAATAGTTAAAGGTTTATTGTTGGTTTTCTCTCCCACAACAAGAATATAAACCCTAAACTAAAGTATAGGGTCAAAAAAAATATTGATCGATTTTAAGCCCCTTAATCAAAATGAAATGCCTGTTGTTGTCTCCATTTGTTATATCTTTGGAGTGACTCTTCTATAACAGGGAAGGCTTCTTTTGAAGGAAGAAAATCTTCAACCACAACCTTTTTATGCTCAAGGGCTTTATAATCCTCAAAAAACCGCCGTATAACTCTAAGTTTATGGACTGGCAGTTCATGAATGTCATTGAGATGACTGTATTCGGGATCGCTTGTCAGGACACAAACCACTTTGTGATCAAGCTGACCTTGGTCTTCCATAACCATTAGTCCAATAGTCCGTGCATGAACAAGAGTCATAGGCAAGACAGGTTCGTCCCCAAGCACTAAAACATCAAGAGGATCCTTGTCTTCAGCGAGTGTCCGAGGAATAAATCCATAGTTGGCTGGATAGTAAACCGCTGAGTATAGGACCCTATCCAAACGTAAAAGACCTGTTTGTTTATCGAGTTCGTATTTGTTAGAGCTTCCCCGGGAGACTTCGATAACCGCATGAAACTGAGAGGGCAACTCTGTTGTTCCCGGAGAAACATCATGCCAAGGATGAAATACACCCCGCCATAAGGGGGAAAATGACGTTGTCATAAAAAAAAGGTTATAAAAAGACTTTGACAGCTCATAAGAAGAAATCAAGAAAAAGCTTAAAATGATTTATTCCTATTACTTCATTCTATCCTAAAGATGAGGAAATAAAGTGCAGCTACACCCTGTTTTGGGTTAGGCCTAGACTTGCGATCTCTTAGAAAGCAAATCTTAATAAAGTCAAAATGCAATAGGAATAAAGACTACGCCAAAAAAGGGGACCTATGGCAGCTAGGTTAAACAGGAAAAAAAACCAAGCATAAAAGCCTTTGGTTTTTTTATCACCCTTCGAATCTAGCTACCTCAGGAAAACGTGTTATCATTTCAATGCCCATTAGGGCATATTTTGCACCCGCTTCCCCCAGTTTTTCAAGAGTTGGATAACCGAATCGGTGGACGTCACGAAGGGTTTTATTGACCACAACAAGCCTTCCTCCAAACAGGATCACCCTCCCGAAACCTTCATGATGCATGCTCATCATCGGCACAACTAATACTCCAGTCCTTTTCTCGATAGTCAATGCCACAGCATTGAAAAAAAGTTCTACTCTCCACAAAATATCTGGATCTGGATCACCAATAATAGGGATCTCTTTTCTTTTCTGGACATCAATAATATAATCTTTTAACAGTTCCTCATTCTTTTTCCCATCCCAACTTCCATAGGTATCTTGAGCTCGCATTTGATTAACAAGTTCATCAATAAAATCACTCACAAGCTGGCTATCCACTTTTTCTTCTTTTAGTTTCATGTCTATTCCTCTTCAAAATTAAAAACCTTCTCTTTTCCTTTATTCATCGCTTTCCTTAGCCATGGTGGAGGGGTTCCATTAAGAATCTGCCGTAGCCTAATAAGGATATCCTCAATCGACTCAGCATTGTTAGATTTTACAGGATGTATCCCTTTAGCCACTACCCTTGCCGCTCCAGAGCCACCAATGGCAGCCACATAGAGGATCGAGCAATCCTTGATAACTTCTAACTTTGGCTCAAGTTTATCTTCGTTACCATCTTCTTTCAGATCCCCATCAAAGCTGACCGTTTGAAGATGCCGGTGGCTATCTTTTTCCACCTCAAAGATCATGATATTCTTTGCCCAGCCAAAATGGGCATCAACTCTTTTTAAATCCTGCGTTGCAAAGGCAACTTTCATCGTCTATTCCTTCATGATTTGTGTTTTTTAAAGGGCTGACCTCTGGGTTTTCTTCATGATGCTCAATAATGAGATTGGATATTTCAAAAAGAATATTTCGGCTTCCCCTATATCCAACATTTAACTTATGAGCCGCTCCAACCCTATCGAATAGTGGAAAACCTATTCTATAGAGGGGTATGCCCAATCTTCGCGAAACTCCTCTGCCATGCGAATGAGTAAGAATCAGATCGGCCCCAGTAGCCCTTATCTCAAGATCTTCCAGATCCCCTATCATCACCTCTTCACAGGGCAGGCTGTGAAGAAGAACGGAATCTGTAGTGGTTACCGCTGTAGTTATTTGAGCTCCCATTTCAACTAACAAATTGGCTATTGCCCATAAAAGATCGGGCTCCGCACCAATAGCCACTTTGAGTCCCCCAAAATAAAACTGACAATCAAGCATAGCGTCGAGAAGTTGAGACCTTTGACGACGATATTTTCCGGGAACAGGCCTAGCTGATAAACAAGAAAGCCTCTCTAAAAAATGATCAACGGCTCTAAGACCAGTAAGTCGATCGAAAATATAAAAAGGGATTCCTGTTTTCATCTCTAAGGTCAAAGCTGCCCCTCTCATCTGCTCACCAATAGCAATGGTAAATTGGGATTTTGCCATTTCTTGAACCATCTCTAGTTCAGTTCCTCCCGTGGTTGTGGGAGAAAATTCCTCTGGAACATGTCCATCAAGCGACCCTGAAATATCGGGTAAAATAATGGGAAATAGCCCGAAGTCTTCTACCATCTGCCTGATCTCTTCTATATCCGCAGCGGTCAAATGGCTTGCCGTCAGAATGTTGATCTGACCTTTTATCGTTTCTGTAGAGGCTTCAACAAGTTCTTCTATCATTTTAGTCACTGTCTTAGACCAACCATCCTGGAAATCGCCAACGAAATCTGGGGTTGAAACATAAATCAGCTTGCAATCGTCGATCTCGGGATGTCTTTGGCGGACGATTTTTATATAGCTTTCCACATCATCCCCTTTCGTTTCAGTCAGTCCCGTTGAACAGATCCCTATTATTCTAGGTCTTGCTCTTTTATAAATGTTCAATACAGCCTGTTCTATATTATCAAGCCCACCCATTATCGTTGTGACTTCGTTCATGGCTGTTGTTTGCAAGGGGATCATTTCCCGGAAATGACGAACAAAAAGAACAAGACCAAAGGCTGTACAGCCTTGAGAGCCATGAAGAACGGGCATACAACGGTTCATGCCCATAAAGGCAAATGCTCCCCCAATAGGTTGACTCATCTTTAGAGGACTGACTGAACAAGCTTTTTTACCGTGTAAAATCGTTGCCATGAGTACCTCATTCAATCCCATGGAGCAGGGGTTTTAACCACTGCCCAAACAGGATTGCTAAGTGCACGATCGATCTGATCAACCAGATTAACCATCCCTTCGTAACCCGCGTAGGCATGATGTCTTTCTTGGTTGATGTCTAACCAAGGGACTTTGGCTTTCAAGGCCACAAACTGCGATCTTCCTCCCGAAAGCAGAATATCGGCCTCTGCCTCTTTAAGCATTTTATACATTTCTTTAGGAGTCATCTCCTCAATCATGTGAGCATCCTCACCCATGATTTTCTTTATCCTTTCCTTGTCCTCGGCTGTTGATTTCTTGACGCTTGTTCCCACTACAATCAGCCCAACCTCTTGCAAAGCCGAAACGACTGACCAAGATTTAACTCCTCCAGTAATCAATAGGACTCTTTTGCCCGAAAGTCTCTTTTTGTATTTTTCCATCCTTTGCCATGCCCTCTGTTCTTCATGGCGAATTAAAATTTCGGTTTTGGCTAGCAGCTCTTCAGGAGCCCCTCTTTGCACAAGCAATCGTGATATATTTCTTAAAGCATCACTCATGTCCGAAATACCGTAAAAGGACCCCTCAAAAAAGGGAATCCCATAGCGCTCTTCCATCTTTCTAGCAATGTTAACCATCGCTTTTGAACACACCAGCATTGCTGCCCTAGCTCGATGACAACTGGCTATTTCTCGATAGCGACTATCCCCCGTAATACAGGCGGCTATCCTTATGCCGAGCTGGTCAAAAAGGGGTTTTACCTGCCATAATTCTCCAGCCAAGTTATATTCTCCGATAATGTTAATATCATAAGGAGTAGTGATTTCGGGCTCTTCAGTCCCAATCACATAGTCTAAAAGAGCTTCTCCAGCGAGCTTATTTCCAAGATTTTTACTCCCTGCAAAGCCTGGAGATTGTATAGGAACAACGGGTATACCGAATTTTTCTTTTGCCGCCTTACAGACCGCCTCTAAATCATCCCCGATCAACGCAGGGATGCAAGTGTTATAAACAAAAACAGCCGGAGGATGGTATTTTTCGATTGCCTCTCGTATGGCCTTGAATAACTTTTTTTCCCCTCCATAGATAACGTCCATTTCGTTTATGTCTGTCGTAAAGCCCATCCGATAAAGCAGAGAACCCGATGATTTCGATCCCCTATTATCCCAGGAATTGCCTTCACAGGCTATAGGACCATGAACAAGATGGACAACATCAGTAATAGGCTGCAAGGCAATCTTGGCTCCATCGAATGCACATCCACCGGCAGCAGCCCCAGGCTGCAATATTTTTGTGCATCCTTTTTTCCTTTCTTTATCTGATTTTGAACGGTTTTTCTGGCAGGCTGGTTCATTAAATACTTCTTGGATCTTTGCAGAAAGGGTGCCATTCATAGGTCCTCCTCCTTGCAGCCTTTTTTCCCTAATTATCAGCGTATAATGTCATAGCTATAATCTGACTTGGCCGGTACTATTGTATTTTTGTCCATCTCATCAAAGATTTTATCCAAAATCCACACCAGCACGTTTAACCCCCCTTGATATCCCCAAATCGGATAACGGTGATGATGGTGCCGATCGAACAGAGGAAATCCGATGCGAATGAGTGGAGTACCCGTATCTCTTTCCAAGTATTTTGCATAAGTGTTACCAATGAGAAAATCAACGGGTTCGGTAAACAGAAGGGAACGCATATGCCAGAGATCTTTGCCCGCATAGACATTTCCGTTTTTACCAAAGGGAGAAGAAGCCAACAGGGCTTTTGCCTTTTCCTCCCATTCTTTGCCTCCATTGGTGCACAAGACATGAACAGGTTCGGCTCCAAGTTCCAGCAAGAAACCGGTCAAACCCAGGGCCATATCTGGATCCCCAAAAAGGGCAAAACGCTTCCCATGAATATGAGCCGTTGAATCGGCAATAGCATCAACCAGTCTGCCTCTTTCTTTTTCAAGTTCTTCTGGAATTGGTTTTCCCGACAGCTTGCTGATTTCCATCAGCAGTTCATCGGTTGCACGAACCCCAATAGGACAATGAAAGGCAATTGTTTGCTGCCCCTTTTCAGCGATATAAGGAAGGGTTTTTTCCGTGCAAAATCCTTGAATCGAAATTGTCGCTTTCGAATGAAGGGCTTCGGTGATATCTGAAAGTTTTGTCCCTCCATCATACATTCGAAACGTGCCATCAGTAGGGGTATCCCATACATCGCTATTATCTGATACTACGAGGTAGTTTACACCCATCAGATTGAGTATTCTTTTGAGCTCCCTCATGTTCCCAACGGTATAAGGATCAAAACCCCCAATAATATTTATCCTCTCCACTGGCTTTCTTTCCACTGGGGGAATAGTCCCTGCTTTGCCATCCCAAAAATAGCTCAAAATGCCTTTCATCATGTTATCGTAACCGGTCACATGACTGCCAACAAAGGATGGGGTATGGGCGAAGGGAACGTCGAAATCCTGGGGAATACTTCCTTTATCCCTGGCATTCTTAATAAAAGCATTAAGATCATCTCCAATCACTTCGGCCATGCAGGTTGTCGAAACCGCAATCATTTTCGGCTTATAGAGTGAAAAAGAATTGGCCAATCCATCGATCATGTTATTGAGTCCACCAAAAACCGCAGCATCTTCAGTCATCGAAGAGGAAACACAGCTGGAGGGTTCCTTGAAATGCCTACTGAAATGGCTGCGAAAATAAGCCACGCAGCCCTGGGAGCCATGGACAAACGGCAAGGTGCCTTCGAATCCGACCGCAGCGAAAATGGCTCCCAGGGGTTGGCAGGCTTTGGAAGGATTTATGGAAATAGCTTCCCGGGCAAAATTTTTCTCCCTGTAGTCCCAGCTTTTTGTCCATTCCCTAATTTTTTCAACCTCATTCGCTGGGGCAGGGTTTTCAAACTCGCATTTTTTCCTTTCGAACATTTCCAAATATTGGGGTTGTCTAAACAAGTTGAAATGATCAAGAACGTTTTCAGCATTTTGGCTTTTTGAAACATCAGTCTTTTCCATAATCCTTTCCTCCGTCTGGGTTAAGTTTAAATGTCCTTTTTAGGACTTTGTCTTCCAAGGAGCCGCAGTCATTTTCCATACCGGGTTATTAATCGCCATGTCCATATCCCGAGCAAAGATGGCAAATCCATCATATCCATGGTAAGGGCCAGAATAATCCCAGGAATGCATCTGGCGAAAGGGATAACCCATCTTCTGGAAGACGTATTTCTCTTTTATTCCAGAACCGACAAGGTCGGGCTGGAGGGCTTCAACAAACTTTTCAAATTCATAACCGGTTACGTCATCATAGATCAACGTACCATCCTTCACATAATGGGTAGTCCTTTGGTAGTCATCATTATGGCCAAATTCATACCCCGTGCCGATCACTTCCATTCCCAAATCTTCATAAGCCCCGATGACATGCCTTGGCCGCAACCCTCCCACAAAAAGCATCACTTTTTTGCCTTCCAGTCTGGGCCTGTACTTGGCGATGACAGAGTCGACCATGGGCTTATACTTGGCGATAACTTTTTCAGCCCCTTCCTTGATTTTGTCATCAAAGAAACTGGCGATTTTCCTTAACGATTCAGCAATCTTAGTCGGCCCAAAAAAGTTGTATTCTACCCAAGGGATACCAAATTTCTCCTCCATGTACCGGCTGATATAGTTCATTGACCGATAACAGTGCAAAATATTGAGTTTGACTTTAGGGGTTCTTTCTAGTTCTTTTAGGCTTCCATCACCAGACCATTGGGCAACGACTCGCAGTCCCATCTCTTCAAGGAGTATCCGCGAAGCCCAAGCATCCCCACCGATGTTGTAATCGCCGATAATAGCCACATCATAGGGGCTGGAAATAAAATCATCTTTTCTTTCAGCTGTCTTTTCCAAGACCCAATCCCGAATACTATCATTGGCTATATGATGGCCCAAGGATTGAGACACTCCCCTAAAGCCTTCACAACGAACGGGTACAATCGTTTTTCCCCCAAAATCACGACTTTTAGTTTTGGCTACCGCCTCTATATCATCCCCGATGAGCCCAATGGGACATTCAGACTGAATCGTTATTCCTTTATTTAAAGGAAAAAGTAACTGAAGCTCCTCAAGAGCCTTTGCCAGTTTTTTGTCTCCTCCAAAAACGATATCCCTTTCCTGGAAATCTGTCGTAAACTGCATGGTTACAAAAGTATCAACACCCGTAGTCCCTATATAATAATTGCGCCGAGAAGCCCAAGAATACTGCCCACAACCCACTGGACCATGACTGATGTGGATCATGTCCTTTATGGGACCCCATACTACCCCTTTAGATCCCGCATAAGCACAACCCCTTATGGTCATCACTCCGGGCAAGGATTTAATATTGGATTTTACTCCGCAATCCGGTTTACCCGACTCATATATATTAAGATGTTTGTCTCTCTTTTTTGCTGTCTTTTCCGGATAGGCTTTAAGCACTTCCTTAATGAGAGCTTTATTTTTTTCTTTCAGACTTATCGTCTGCGGATCGTCGATCGTCAAACTCATAGGGTATTCTCCTGTTTGGTTTTGCCATTTTCCCCAAAAGCTTTTTTTTTCGCGACTGATCGAACCCCCCTTTATTCATGGAACGAGGGGTTCGATCTTTCTTTGTCGCAATCAAACACACACGGCCGCTTCTTCTTCAACCTTGGCTTTGCCAATCAAGCTTTCGTCTTCTTTCTTCATGATTCCGTATTCCATCAGCATATCTTCAAGTTCATCCATTGTTACCGGCTTGGGAATAACTCCCTTGCCCGCATTCTCGTGTATTTTTCTAGCCAAAGTGCGGTATTCGTCGGCCTGCTTGCTATCTGGAGCATATTCGATCACAGTCATCCTTCTAAGTTCAGCATGCTGCACAACGTTATCCCTGGGAACAAAATGAATCAGTTTCGAACCCAATCTCTTGGCTAGAGCATCAGCAAGATCATATTCCCTATCCGTTTTCCTTTCGTTACAGATCAAGCCTCCAAGCCTTACTCCTCCAGAATTGGCATACTTCAATATCCCTTTACAGATGTTGTTTGCGGCGTACATTGCCATCATTTCCCCAGACATAACGATATAAATTTCCTGGGCTTTATTTTCTCGTATTGGCATAGCAAACCCACCACAGACGACATCCCCAAGAACGTCATAGGAGACATAATCAATGTCTTCGTAGGCACCATTCTCTTCCAAAAAATTTATCGATGTAATAACCCCACGACCCGCACATCCTACACCTGGTTCTGGACCTCCAGATTCTACGCAGCGGATATTGCGGTAACCAATTTTCATCACATCCTCGATTTCAAGATCTTCAACACTGCCTGCTTGAGCAGCCAAGTGCAGAATCGTATCTTGGGCCTTGGAATGAAGAATGAGCCTTGTAGAATCCGCCTTAGGATCGCATCCTACAATCAGGATCCGCTGTCCCATCTCAGCCAACGCCGCTAATGTGTTCTGAGAAGTAGTCGATTTGCCGATCCCTCCTTTACCATAAAATGCGATTTGCCTTATTCCACTCACAATTACCTCCTTTTTGCTAGTTGTTTCTGGCTAAAAACGCCTTTATTGCTCTATGAGCAGTAAGCATGCCAAAATCGTTTTTTTAGAGCAAAAACCTCCTGCCACTCTTATTTTCAGCTCATAGAAAAAAAGGGAGGAGGGGGCTTTGCCAAATTGAACCTATGAAAGCTTGGCTGATTCTTGATTTAGTCTATCTTCCAATCTGGCGCAAAAGCTGTTAAGAAAAAGACAAAAAAGAAAGATTTGTCGAAATGCTTACATGCCCCCCCATTTGATGACGGTCTAAGTATAAGAAGAAAGAATATGTAGGAACCTATCTGTTTTCTAGGGTTACTTTGTGGCATAATTTCTGCTTCAAAATTTGAGTGGGAATCAAAAGCCAGATCCTTTTAGCGGACACGACCTTACGGGATGGTGAACAAGCTCCCGGAGTTGTTTTGATTCCCAAACAAAAAGCTCAGCTTGCAAAGCTTTTGGCTCGATGTGGTATAAAGGAGATAGAAGCGGGAACACCCTCAATTGGCCAAGTTGAATTAGAAGCTTTTGATAAAATTCTTTCCCTCGGTTTAAAGGTTAGAATTGTTGCTTGGGGAAGAATGACCGATGACGATCTCAAAGCGGTTAAAGCCTCACAAGTATCCACGGTTAACCTTTCGATCCCCCTTTCCGATGTCCAGATCTTTACGAAACTAAAGACCGAGAAAAAACAAGTCCTAGAAAAAATAAAAGAATACGTAAGCAAAGCCAAAGAAATGGGACTGGAAGTAGCTGTGGGAGGAGAAGATGCTTCCCGGGCAAACAAATATTTTCTTATTGAAGCCATAGAAATGGCTAAACAGTTTGGAGCTTTTCGTTTTCGCTATGCGGATACCGTCGGTATTCTTGATCCCCTGCGCACCTTTAAAACTCTATCCTGGCTAAAAAAATGGACTTCTCTACCCCTCGAATTTCATGGGCATGACGATTTTGGGATGGCGACCGCCAACTCCATTGCTGCCTGGCAAGCGGGTGTTGATTCGATTAGTGCAACCCTCTGTGGTTTTGGAGAAAGAGCGGGGAATGGAGCACTCGAAGAAATCGCTTTTTTCCTTACTCTCAGGGAAAAAGTGGATACAGGGATTGATCTGAAGGCTCTTTTCTCATTGTGCCCGATTGTTGCTCGTTATTTTAAAAGAAAGATTCCCCCCTGGAAAAGCATTATTGGAGAAGATATTTTCCTTCATGAATCAGGTATACATGTGGATGGCATTCTCAAAAACCCGATAAACTATGAACCCTTTAATCCCAGTATCATAGGTAGAAAACATCGTTTTGCCCTAGGAAAGCATTCAGGAAGAAAGTCAGTCATCTGGACTTATGAAAAACTTGGCATTAAGCTAAGTGAGCAAAAAGCGCTCGAAATTTTAAACAAGATCAAGCAGTTTACCGTTGATAAAAAAAGAATCCCTTCGAAAGTAGAGTTACTCGAGTTTGTAAGTGATCAATCCCCCTGCATTTCCCAGACCACCCCATAAAATTGACTGCTTGCTCAAAGCTTGTTTATAAAATAACAATTTTCTTCTGTTCCATCCTTTTTATCAAGCTTTCTTTCACCCAAATAAGAAGGACTCCAGTTAAAACCTCTCTCGTGATTCATGGAGTCCGCATTCCCTTTTTATGCCAAAAAAACGAGTTTCTTCGACCGACATCCCTTCTTTAAGTTTCCTTGTGGTGTGCACATCACCAATAGAAACGTAACCCTCATAGGCAAGGGGATGAACGGGTAATTTGTATTCAGATATAAATTTTTCAACCCTTTCGTTCGACCAGTCCACGATAGGATGAAGTTTGGCCCGATTCCAATGCCAAGTTAAAATGGGAACGGCTTTTCTTGTGGAAGATTGTTCCCTGCGTAAACCCGAAATCCAACATCGGACATTCAGTTCATCCAAGGCCCTGTACATAGGTTCAACTTTCATTAACTGGTTATATTTTTCTATTCCTTCTTTCCCTTTTTCCCAGAGTTTTCCATACCGCGCTTCAAACCATGCGGCTGAAAGAATTGGCCTATAAATTTTGAGGTTAATTTTAAATTTCTCGACAAGACTATCGATATATTTGTATGTTTCGGGGAAAAGATAACCGGTATCGATCACGACAACGGGAATCTCTGGCCATACCGAAAGGGCAAGCTTTATCATGACAACCGCTTGTGCTCCAAAACTCGAACTGAGCACCACTTTTTTGTCAAAATATTCAATCGCCCAACCAATTCGTTCTATCGGTTCCTTTTTTTCCAAAATTTGGTTATACTTTTCTATAAAATCTAAAGACTCTCTTTTCATTTTTCTTTTATCCTCACCACAAAAAAAGGTTGTAAAAAAATTTAAATGAGATAAAACTATATACACTCTATAGAATATGCAGAATTTAGACAACTTAGAATCTCAAAGTATTTATATTTTTCGTGAAGCTCGTTATGCTTTCAAAAACTTGGCAATGCTCTGGTCCATGGGAAAGGATTCCAATGTCCTTTTATGGCTAGCTAAGAAAGCTTTTTGTGGACATATTCCCTTTCCCATTGTCCATATTGATACCACCTATGAATTCCCAGAGATGCTTGAATTCCGCTCTTGGGCAAAACAATATTACGGCTTTGAGCTGATCATCAAGATCAACCATGAAGCGATTGCCCGAGGAGTCAGTTACAAGACCCATGATCCGGTAACCGTTACTCATGAACTTAAAACAGTTGCCTTAAAACAAGCTTTGGAAGAATATAAGTGGGATGGTCTCATTACGGGTATTCGCAGGGATGAAGATGGAGTGAGAGCAAAGGAGCGCTATTTTTCCCCAAGAAATCAATCGATGGAATGGGAATATAAAAACCAGCCTCCTGAATTTTGGAATCTTTTCTTGGATACTCTTCCCAACAATGGACATGTGAGAATACAACCACTGCTTGACTGGACTGAACTGGATATTTGGCTTTACATCAAAAGAGAAAATATCCCTATTCCTCCTCTTTATTTCTCAAAAAATGGAAAGCGATTCCGTTCACTGGGCTGTTGGCCAATAACACACCCGGTTAATAGTCAGGCTTCAACAATAGATGAAATTATCGAAGAACTTTACCACACCAAAACTTCTGAAAGAGCGGGAAGAGCCCAGGATCACGCGGA
The DNA window shown above is from Methylacidiphilum caldifontis and carries:
- the nifD gene encoding nitrogenase molybdenum-iron protein alpha chain; translated protein: MSLTIDDPQTISLKEKNKALIKEVLKAYPEKTAKKRDKHLNIYESGKPDCGVKSNIKSLPGVMTIRGCAYAGSKGVVWGPIKDMIHISHGPVGCGQYSWASRRNYYIGTTGVDTFVTMQFTTDFQERDIVFGGDKKLAKALEELQLLFPLNKGITIQSECPIGLIGDDIEAVAKTKSRDFGGKTIVPVRCEGFRGVSQSLGHHIANDSIRDWVLEKTAERKDDFISSPYDVAIIGDYNIGGDAWASRILLEEMGLRVVAQWSGDGSLKELERTPKVKLNILHCYRSMNYISRYMEEKFGIPWVEYNFFGPTKIAESLRKIASFFDDKIKEGAEKVIAKYKPMVDSVIAKYRPRLEGKKVMLFVGGLRPRHVIGAYEDLGMEVIGTGYEFGHNDDYQRTTHYVKDGTLIYDDVTGYEFEKFVEALQPDLVGSGIKEKYVFQKMGYPFRQMHSWDYSGPYHGYDGFAIFARDMDMAINNPVWKMTAAPWKTKS
- the nifH gene encoding nitrogenase iron protein, with amino-acid sequence MSGIRQIAFYGKGGIGKSTTSQNTLAALAEMGQRILIVGCDPKADSTRLILHSKAQDTILHLAAQAGSVEDLEIEDVMKIGYRNIRCVESGGPEPGVGCAGRGVITSINFLEENGAYEDIDYVSYDVLGDVVCGGFAMPIRENKAQEIYIVMSGEMMAMYAANNICKGILKYANSGGVRLGGLICNERKTDREYDLADALAKRLGSKLIHFVPRDNVVQHAELRRMTVIEYAPDSKQADEYRTLARKIHENAGKGVIPKPVTMDELEDMLMEYGIMKKEDESLIGKAKVEEEAAVCV
- a CDS encoding homocitrate synthase/isopropylmalate synthase family protein is translated as MGIKSQILLADTTLRDGEQAPGVVLIPKQKAQLAKLLARCGIKEIEAGTPSIGQVELEAFDKILSLGLKVRIVAWGRMTDDDLKAVKASQVSTVNLSIPLSDVQIFTKLKTEKKQVLEKIKEYVSKAKEMGLEVAVGGEDASRANKYFLIEAIEMAKQFGAFRFRYADTVGILDPLRTFKTLSWLKKWTSLPLEFHGHDDFGMATANSIAAWQAGVDSISATLCGFGERAGNGALEEIAFFLTLREKVDTGIDLKALFSLCPIVARYFKRKIPPWKSIIGEDIFLHESGIHVDGILKNPINYEPFNPSIIGRKHRFALGKHSGRKSVIWTYEKLGIKLSEQKALEILNKIKQFTVDKKRIPSKVELLEFVSDQSPCISQTTP
- a CDS encoding phosphoadenylyl-sulfate reductase; translated protein: MKRESLDFIEKYNQILEKKEPIERIGWAIEYFDKKVVLSSSFGAQAVVMIKLALSVWPEIPVVVIDTGYLFPETYKYIDSLVEKFKINLKIYRPILSAAWFEARYGKLWEKGKEGIEKYNQLMKVEPMYRALDELNVRCWISGLRREQSSTRKAVPILTWHWNRAKLHPIVDWSNERVEKFISEYKLPVHPLAYEGYVSIGDVHTTRKLKEGMSVEETRFFGIKRECGLHESRERF
- the cysD gene encoding sulfate adenylyltransferase subunit CysD, translated to MQNLDNLESQSIYIFREARYAFKNLAMLWSMGKDSNVLLWLAKKAFCGHIPFPIVHIDTTYEFPEMLEFRSWAKQYYGFELIIKINHEAIARGVSYKTHDPVTVTHELKTVALKQALEEYKWDGLITGIRRDEDGVRAKERYFSPRNQSMEWEYKNQPPEFWNLFLDTLPNNGHVRIQPLLDWTELDIWLYIKRENIPIPPLYFSKNGKRFRSLGCWPITHPVNSQASTIDEIIEELYHTKTSERAGRAQDHAEPNAMQKLRAKGFL